The Streptococcus sp. DTU_2020_1001019_1_SI_AUS_MUR_006 sequence TTCTGTTAAAATCCGTGTTGTTTCTTTGAGTTCTGAGATACGTTTCCCATCTTTTTCCTCATAGCTGGTAACAATCTCTTTCTCACCATCTTGACCGACTTGCTCAATTCTTGTTTCACCAAGAAGCATGTCTGGATCAATTTTTTCCCTAGTTTGTTTAGGAATCAACTCTTTTCGGACTTCAACATGTAGAGTCGGTTTTGCATCTTGAACGAGCGCTTCAGTGGCATTCACACCACCACTATAGCTAGGGAGTTCCTGTTTCAGAGTATCAACTGGGACTGCGCCTCCTTCATAATCTGGTAGGCTTTCAGCTACTGTACCTTGACCATTGACGCCTCCTTCAAATGTTGGTTTTGTTGGCTCGACTAAGGATTCGCCGAATACGCCACCGGTGAACTCAGGATGTTCCTGTTTCAGAGTATCAACTGGAACTGCACCACCTTCATACTCTGGTAAGGTTTCAGCTACTACACCTTGGCCATTGACGCCACCCTCAAATGATGGTTTTGTTGGCTCAACTAAGGATTCGCCAGATACACCACCTATAAATTCAGGTTTGTTGTGGACTTCTGGGACGCCACTTTGACTACTAAATTCTGCTTTATACTCTGGCAAGGCTTCAGCTACTGCTCCTTGACCATTGACGCCACCCTCAAATGTTGGTTTAGACGGCTCAACAAGTGGTTCACCATTAACTCCACCTGTGAATTCAGGATGTTCTTGTTTCAGAGTATCAACTGGAACTGCACCACCTTCATACTCTGGTAAGGTTTCAGCTACTGCTCCTTGGCCATTAAAACCACCCTCAAATGTTGGTTTAGACGGCTCAACCAAGGATTCGCCTGATACGCCACCTGTAAAGTCTGGTTTTTTGTGGACTTCTGGAAGGCCACTTTGACTGCTAAATTCTGGTGTGTACTCTGGCAAGGATTCGGCTATTGTACCTTGACCATTGACGCCACCCTCAAATGTTGGTTTAGACGGTTCAACCAAAGATTCTCCCGATACACCACCTGTAAATTCTAGTTTGTTGTGGACTTCTGGAAGGCCACTTTGACTGCTAAATTCTGGGATATACTCTGGCAAAGCTTCAGCTACTGTACCCGCGCCATTGACGCCACCTTCAAATGTTGGTTTAGGTGGTTCAACTAAAGATTCGCCGGATACACCGCCTGTAAAGTCTGGGATTTCCTGTTTCAAAGTTTCAACTGGAACTGCACCACCTTCATAGTCTTGTAGGGTTTCAGCTACTGCTCCTTGGCCATTAACACCACCCTCAAATGTTGGTTTAGACGGCTCAACCAAGGATTCGCCTGATACGCCACCTGTAAAGTCTGCTTTGTCATGGACTTCTGGGATGCCACTTTGACTGCTAAATTCTGGTGTATACTCTGGTAAGCTTTCAGCTACTGCTCCTAGGCCATTGACTCCACCTTCAAATGTTGGTTTTGTTGGCTCAACCAAGGATTCACCTGATACACCGCCTGTAAAGGCGGGTTTCTCGTGGACTTCTGGGATGCCACTTTGACTGCTAAATTCTGGTGTATACTCTGGTAAGCTTTCAGCTACTGCCCCTTGGCCATTAACACCACCCTCAAATGTTGGTTTTGTTGGCTCAACCAAGGATTCGCCTGATACGCCGCCTGTGAATTCGGGAATTTCATGAACGGCTGCTTGATTTACTGGTTTTGCAGGAATTTCTGGATTTGCACTAGATGTTAGATCTTGCCCCGTCCCTCTTAAATCGGACTCTAATAAATAACCGACATAATCATAGCCTTTAATGTCAATAATACCTTGAGAGAAACCATCTGCAGAGACAAGGGTTTTAGTCTGATCATAAGCTAGTAAGTCCTTGTGTTCAAAAGCAAATACTTGATAAGGGAGTAATAAACTCTTACCTACAGAAGCAATCAATAACACTCCAACTATCTTAGAAGGCTTTTTCCTAGAAAATAGGAAAACCACCAAACTAGCCGTCAGAAGACCAAGACCAGCCAAGGGGAAGGTGACTGATCCTGTTTGAGGTAAGACGGCTTGTCCCTGCTTACGATAGACTAGATAATAGCTCTCTTGACTAAGATCTTGTGGTAATTCATGGTGAATGAGTTCACGTTCAGCAGCTGTCAACTCCGATTCCGATAAATAGTGAAAGGAAACTTGCTTGGTTTCATCTGCCTGAACCAGTTTGGGTTCAAGTGCTCCTCCAATGAAGGCAAGTCCAATCAATACCGAGCCCACCCCCATGCTCAGTTTACGAATGGCAAATTTTTGTAACTTTTTTCTATCTTCCATATCAGCTTTGTTCTTGTCCTTAAAGACATCTCCTTTATTCCGTTTTCATAATCTTATTATAATATTTTGTTGATTTTTTTACAAAATATTTTCGAGATAAATCGATATTTTTATTTAAGTACATATTCCAATATACCATCTGGCTAGCGACCCAGTTATTAGTAGATAGCTTCAAGCGTTGAAAAACGGATAGCTTTAGCCTTGCCTGTTTTCAGTATTGAAAGATTTGCGGGAGTAATACCTACACGTTCGATTAAATTGCCCAACCGCTTCTAAAATCCAAATTCTACACTTCTTATGAATTAAAATATATTTCTAGTAAACTCTTTTTAATAATTTCAAGATCACTCAACATAATCCAACAAATAGCCATAGCCCTTTTCTTCCATTTGATCCTTAGGAATAAAGCGAATGGAGAGACTATTGATACAATATCGTAGCCCACCCTTTTCTGTAGGTCCATCTGTAAAGACATGTCCTAGGTGAGAATTCCCTGTTCGACTTCTGACTTCTGTTCTGACCATATTGTATGACTTGTCTTCCTTATAGGTCGCAACATCTGGACTGATCGGCTGGGTAAAACTTGGCCAACCACAACCCGACTCAAATTTATCTTTCGAAGAAAAGAGAGGTTCGCCAGTCGCAACATCCACATAAATACCTGCTTCAAATTTATCCCAGTAACGATTTGAAAAGGCACGTTCTGTTTGACCATTTTGAGTCACGGCATACTCCTCTGAAGACAAAAGTTTTTTCAATTCATCGTCGCTCGGTTTTGGATATTGACTTGCATCAATGACCGGATAGGCTGCCTGATTGACATTGATATGGCAATATCCATTAGGGTTTTTCTGGAGATAGTCTTGGTGGTAGTCCTCAGCCACGATAAAATTTCTTAAGGCTTCCTTTTCAACCGCTAGAGGCTGGTCGTATTTCTGAGCAACTTGGTCAAAAACTTGATTGATGACTTCTAAATCTTTCTCATCTGTATAGTAGACTCCTGTTCTGTACTGAGTCCCCACATCATTTCCCTGCTTATTCTTACTGACTGGATTGATAATGCGGAAATAATGAAGCAAGATCTCTTTTAGAGAGATTTGATTAGCATCATAGGTCACATGAACAGTCTCAGCATGCCCAGTTTGGCCGATCAATTCATACTGGGTTGTTTCTCCTCTACCATTTGCATAGCCCGAAACAGCATCTGTCACACCCGCTACTCGCGAAAAATACTCTTCTACTCCCCAGAAACAACCTCCCGCTAGATAGATATCATGTAAGTCAGCATCTTTACTTGGCTCAGTTTTTTTCTTGGCCTTTTGTCCTTGACTAACTGCTGCCTTCTCGATTTGAGTGGTATCTGTGTAGCTTGCGCTCCTTTTTTCCAAAAGAAATAAAAATCCAATAATAATGCAAATGATGATTCCAATGAATACAATTATTTTTAATTTATCATTCATGATGAGCCTCTAATCTATGCTTTTTAGCGTCTGTAAAATAGTTTCCTTGTCCATAAAACCTGGCTGGGTCTTGACTAGTTTGCCTTCTTTATCGATAAAAGCCTGAGTCGGATAAGAACGAACTCCGTAACTCGCTAAAAGTTGTCCCGAAGGGTCTAACAATACTGGTAAATCTTTATAGTCCAAGCCCTGATACCATTTCTTGAAGCCTTCTTCTGCTTGCTCGCCTTTTTGACCAGGAGAAACGACTGTCAAAACAACATAGTCATCGCTTTCTTCTTTAGCCAGCTCATCGGTATCAGGTAAACTAGCTAGACAAATAGAGCACCAAGATGCCCAAAATTTGAGATAGACCTTTTTACCCTTATAATCAGATAGATGATAGGTTTTCCCATCAACTCCCGTGAGTTCAAAGTCTGTAACTGCTTCTCCGTTTTTTGCTACCTGAGAGCTAACTTGCTCTTGTTTGTCTCCATTTTGTTTATCAGCCTCGCTTGTTGTCTGATTTTTACAAGCTGATAGACAAAGAAAACTAGTGCAGACCAATGCAGTTGCTTGCCATTTTTTCATCTTCATCACCTTCCTTGTTTATCATATGAATATAGATATTGACTTTGTAGTTCTATTATATACCTACCTTGCTAAAAATACTTAGAATCTGTTTGGAAAATCATTAAACTTCGGCTCTATAATATTTGTAGTGGGTAAATCCCCTATGGATATTATGGAGCCTATTTTTGTGTAGAAAAAAAGTCCCATATGACCTATAATGAAAAGCGACTAAACAACTCATTAGAAAGATTCATATGGAACAATTACATTTTATCACAAAACTACTCGATATCAAAGACCCAAACATCAAAATTCTAGATATTATCAATATGGATACTCACAAAGAAATCATCGCTAAACTGGATTATGAGGCTCCATCTTGTCCTGATTGCGGAAGTCAAATGAAGAAATATGACTTCCAAAAACCGTCGAAAATTCCTTACCTCGAAACGACTGGTATGCCTACTAGAATCCTCCTTAGAAAACGCCGTTTCAAGTGCTATCAGTGCTCGAAAATGATGGTCGCCGTGACCTCTCTCGTCAAGAAAAATCACCAAATTCCTCGTATTATCAATCAAAAAATTGCGCAAAAATTGATTGAAAAGACTTCTATGACTGATATTGCCCATCAGCTTTCCATTTCAACTTCAACTGTCGTTCGCAAGCTCAATGACTTCCGTTTTAAACATGACTTTAGCCGACTTCCTGAGATTATGTCTTGGGACGAGTATGCCTTTACCAAGGGAAAGATGAGTTTTATCGCACAAGATTTTGACAATCTCAACATTATCACCGTGCTTGAAGGTAGAACCCAGACTATCATCCGAAATCACTTTCTGCGCTACGATAGAGCCGTTCGCTGTCAGGTGAAAATAATTACTATGGATATGTTTAGTCCTTACTATAACTTGGCTAAACAGCTTTTTCCATGTGCTAAAATCGTTCTAGATCGCTTTCACATTATCCAACATCTTAGCCGTGCTATGAGTCGTGTCCGTGTTCAAATCATGAATCAATTTGAGCGAAAATCTCATGAATACAAGGCTATCAAGCGCTATTGGAAACTCATCCAACAAGATAGCCGTAAACTGAGTGATAAACGTTTTTATCGCCCTACTTTTCGCATGCACTTAACGAATAAAGAGATTCTAGACAAGCTTTTGAGCTATTCAGAAGACTTGAAACACCACTATAATCTCTATCAACTCTTGCTTTTTCACTTCCAGAATAAAGAAGCTGACAAATTTTTCGGACTTATTGAGGACAATCTGAAGCAGGTTCATCCTCTTTTTCAGACTGTCTTTAAGACATTTCTCAAGGACAAAGAGAAAATTGTCAACGCCCTTCAATTGCCCTATTCCAACGCTAAATTGGAAGCGACTAATAATCTCATTAAACTCATCAAACGAAATGCTTTTGGTTTTAGGAACTTTGACAACTTTAAGAAACGAATTTTTATCGCTCTGAATATAAAAATGGAGAGGACAACGATTGTCCTCTCCAGATGTTAGCTTTTATTCAACCCACTACAGTTGACAAAGAGCCTAAACTTCTTGATTACAAAAACTCCCACCTGCTAAGCAGATGAGAGCTTTGAATTATTAGACTTCCTGCGAAACTAGAATCCTAGTTCACGATTGATAATGCCAGTAATCAAATTCATTCGTAATCCAAACCGTTTGCGTCGATTTCGATAGGTTGTTGAAAATATTTTAAACGTTTTTACTTTGGCAAAAATATTCTCAACCTTGATTCTCTCTTTAGATAGCGCATGGTTATAGGATTTATCTTCAAGAGTTAGTGGCTTAAGTTTGCTTGATTTCCTCGGAGTTTGCGCTTGTGAATACATCTTCATGAGTCCTTGATAACCACTGTCAGCCAAGATTTTACCAGCTTGTCCGATATTTCTGCGACTCATTTTGAACAATTTCATATCGTGGCAATAGTTCACTGCAATATCCAAAGAAACAATTCTCCCTTGGCTTGTGACAATCGCTTGAGCCTTCATAGCATGGCATTTCTTTTTACCAGAATAATTGGCTAGTTGATTTTTTTAGGACGATTTATTTTTACCTCTGTTGCATCCACAATCACCGTATCCTCAGCACTAAGATGAGTTTTTGAAATCGTAAAGCCACTTTGAATAAGAGTTGATTCAACCCATTGACTCCGACGAATTAAGTTGCTTTCGTGAATGCCAAAATCAGCCGCAATTTGTTCATAAGTACGGTATTCGCGCATGTATTGAAGAGTAGCCATGAGGAGATCTTCTAAGCTTAACTTAGGGGTCCGTCCACCTTTTGCGTGTTTACGTTGATAAGCTGTTTTTAATACGGCTAACATCTCTTCAAAAGTAGTGCGCTGAACACCAACAAGGCGTTTAAAGCGTGCATCAGTTAATGGTTTACTTACTTCATAATTCATAGTTTTATTGTATCATATTTTGTTTCGCAGGAAGTCTATTTAAAGATTGAAGTTTTAAAGCTATCTGTTTGTTGAAGAAGTTTCTTGAAGACTTTTTCTTTCAAAGCAACAGTATTGTCAAATTTAACAGATCCGTTATTTAGAGTAGCCTTATCTTTATCAACTGCTTCAGCAAATGCGCGTTTCAAGTCTTCATAACTATTGTATGTTTTACCATCAATTTCAATAGATTGAATTCCTTTTTTAGCGCTTGTTACAACTTCATTGAAGTATGCTTTCTTCCAATCTTCAAGATTGTTGAATTTTCCTTCAGAAATCTTGTTAATGATGAAGTCATCACCTAGAGTATTTTTACCAGCTTTTTTAGATTCAGCTTTCAGCATGTTAGAAGCATAGTTTAAGAAGCCTTTTTCGTAACCATAGTAACCCCAGATTCTGAAAGTATTGTGTTTGAAGGACATAGCTCCAGGAGCACCTTCACTTGTATTACCACCATAGATACCAGTCATCATTGGAACATTCACATAAGCAGAATCAAAGTCAGTAGGATTATAAACTCTGTTACCTGGACCACGGTTGGTCATGAAGTTGTTGGTTACTAAGTCATCTACTGTACGTAAAGGAATAG is a genomic window containing:
- a CDS encoding helix-turn-helix domain-containing protein, with the translated sequence MGNLIERVGITPANLSILKTGKAKAIRFSTLEAIY
- the msrB gene encoding peptide-methionine (R)-S-oxide reductase MsrB, giving the protein MNDKLKIIVFIGIIICIIIGFLFLLEKRSASYTDTTQIEKAAVSQGQKAKKKTEPSKDADLHDIYLAGGCFWGVEEYFSRVAGVTDAVSGYANGRGETTQYELIGQTGHAETVHVTYDANQISLKEILLHYFRIINPVSKNKQGNDVGTQYRTGVYYTDEKDLEVINQVFDQVAQKYDQPLAVEKEALRNFIVAEDYHQDYLQKNPNGYCHINVNQAAYPVIDASQYPKPSDDELKKLLSSEEYAVTQNGQTERAFSNRYWDKFEAGIYVDVATGEPLFSSKDKFESGCGWPSFTQPISPDVATYKEDKSYNMVRTEVRSRTGNSHLGHVFTDGPTEKGGLRYCINSLSIRFIPKDQMEEKGYGYLLDYVE
- a CDS encoding TlpA family protein disulfide reductase — its product is MKKWQATALVCTSFLCLSACKNQTTSEADKQNGDKQEQVSSQVAKNGEAVTDFELTGVDGKTYHLSDYKGKKVYLKFWASWCSICLASLPDTDELAKEESDDYVVLTVVSPGQKGEQAEEGFKKWYQGLDYKDLPVLLDPSGQLLASYGVRSYPTQAFIDKEGKLVKTQPGFMDKETILQTLKSID
- a CDS encoding ISL3 family transposase, with protein sequence MEQLHFITKLLDIKDPNIKILDIINMDTHKEIIAKLDYEAPSCPDCGSQMKKYDFQKPSKIPYLETTGMPTRILLRKRRFKCYQCSKMMVAVTSLVKKNHQIPRIINQKIAQKLIEKTSMTDIAHQLSISTSTVVRKLNDFRFKHDFSRLPEIMSWDEYAFTKGKMSFIAQDFDNLNIITVLEGRTQTIIRNHFLRYDRAVRCQVKIITMDMFSPYYNLAKQLFPCAKIVLDRFHIIQHLSRAMSRVRVQIMNQFERKSHEYKAIKRYWKLIQQDSRKLSDKRFYRPTFRMHLTNKEILDKLLSYSEDLKHHYNLYQLLLFHFQNKEADKFFGLIEDNLKQVHPLFQTVFKTFLKDKEKIVNALQLPYSNAKLEATNNLIKLIKRNAFGFRNFDNFKKRIFIALNIKMERTTIVLSRC
- a CDS encoding IS5 family transposase (programmed frameshift); translation: MNYEVSKPLTDARFKRLVGVQRTTFEEMLAVLKTAYQRKHAKGGRTPKLSLEDLLMATLQYMREYRTYEQIAADFGIHESNLIRRSQWVESTLIQSGFTISKTHLSAEDTVIVDATEVKINRPKKQLANYSGKKKCHAMKAQAIVTSQGRIVSLDIAVNYCHDMKLFKMSRRNIGQAGKILADSGYQGLMKMYSQAQTPRKSSKLKPLTLEDKSYNHALSKERIKVENIFAKVKTFKIFSTTYRNRRKRFGLRMNLITGIINRELGF